The following are encoded together in the Lactuca sativa cultivar Salinas chromosome 1, Lsat_Salinas_v11, whole genome shotgun sequence genome:
- the LOC111915710 gene encoding phosphatidylinositol 4-kinase gamma 7 → MPVTLLNGPLHADYEGDKRFNQKPPNKRRVFIQTENGCVVGMELERNDNAHTLKRRMQLTLNHPTDQTSLTFGDKVLNHDLSAIKHDSALFLTKNLIHRSSSTPCLLQTPRSLQQKDQSGVIEIIGLHTHSTHFTKTNQLVEEIITALKNEIDPISVNGGLGGAYIFRNIKGQSIAIVKPTDEEPFAPNNPKGFTGKLLGQPGFKQSVRVGETGFREVAAYLLDHDHFAGVPLTSLVKITHSIFNLNDSVNGSKVQNKKRVNLNVNVSKIASLQQFIPHDFDASDHGASSFSISDVHRIGILDVRILNTDRHAGNLLVRKVNDGNFGEVKLIPIDHGLCLPECLEDPYFEWIHWPQSSIPFSDSELEYIQSLDAVRDSEMLRTELPMIREACLRVLTLCTVFLKEAAAFGLCLAEIGEMMSREFRCNDQEPSELEVICLEAMREVVDNDSKNKSFSCMQWGLRKKGGGNGRARGAEVVGVRSSAEELVGTPASFVKVGEMEEGEWWDFLDKFRELVGPALATRKVSRVSVRNNLRVGGSCQF, encoded by the coding sequence ATGCCAGTGACCCTTCTCAATGGTCCTCTCCATGCTGATTATGAAGGAGATAAAAGATTCAACCAAAAACCTCCCAACAAAAGACGTGTTTTTATCCAAACGGAAAACGGATGTGTCGTAGGAATGGAATTAGAAAGAAACGACAACGCCCATACGCTAAAAAGAAGAATGCAGTTAACCCTAAACCACCCAACAGATCAAACTTCATTAACCTTCGGTGACAAGGTTTTAAACCACGATCTTTCCGCCATAAAACACGATTCCGCCCTTTTTCTCACCAAAAACTTAATCCACCGAAGCTCTTCAACTCCATGTCTGTTACAAACACCAAGATCCCTCCAACAAAAAGATCAAAGTGGTGTTATCGAGATCATTGGTCTTCACACCCATTCTACCCATTTCACCAAAACCAATCAGCTCGTGGAAGAAATCATTACAGCCTTGAAAAACGAAATCGACCCGATTAGTGTAAACGGCGGATTAGGTGGCGCGTATATTTTCAGAAACATCAAAGGTCAAAGTATCGCGATTGTAAAACCCACAGATGAAGAACCGTTTGCACCGAACAACCCTAAAGGGTTCACCGGAAAACTTCTGGGACAACCGGGTTTTAAACAATCCGTACGGGTCGGGGAAACCGGATTCCGGGAAGTGGCGGCTTATCTTCTAGATCATGACCATTTCGCCGGAGTGCCCTTAACGTCTTTGGTAAAAATCACCCACTCAATTTTCAACCTCAACGACTCTGTAAATGGAAGCAAGGTTCAAAACAAGAAAAGAGTTAACCTTAACGTTAACGTTAGCAAGATTGCATCTCTCCAACAATTCATCCCTCATGATTTTGATGCGAGTGATCATGGAGCTTCAAGTTTCTCTATCTCTGATGTACATAGAATCGGAATCTTGGATGTTAGAATCTTGAACACGGATCGACATGCGGGAAATTTGCTTGTTAGAAAGGTGAATGATGGGAATTTTGGTGAGGTGAAGCTGATTCCGATCGATCACGGCCTTTGTCTTCCGGAATGCTTGGAAGACCCGTATTTTGAATGGATTCATTGGCCGCAATCATCAATTCCGTTCTCGGATTCCGAACTTGAATATATACAATCCCTCGATGCCGTTCGTGATTCCGAGATGCTAAGAACGGAATTACCGATGATCCGGGAGGCGTGTTTACGGGTTTTGACACTTTGTACTGTTTTCCTAAAAGAAGCGGCGGCTTTTGGGCTGTGTTTGGCGGAGATCGGAGAGATGATGAGTCGGGAATTTAGATGTAACGATCAAGAACCGAGTGAGCTTGAAGTTATATGTTTAGAAGCAATGAGAGAAGTGGTGGATAATGATTCAAAGAATAAATCTTTTTCTTGCATGCAATGGGGGTTAAGGAAGAAAGGTGGTGGGAATGGGCGGGCGAGGGGGGCGGAGGTTGTGGGTGTCCGGAGTAGTGCGGAGGAGTTGGTGGGGACGCCGGCGAGTTTTGTGAAGGTGGGGGAAATGGAAGAAGGGGAGTGGTGGGATTTTCTTGACAAGTTTCGGGAGCTTGTGGGCCCCGCTTTGGCTACTAGGAAAGTGTCAAGGGTAAGCGTCAGGAACAATTTACGGGTGGGGGGTTCTTGTCAGTTTTGA
- the LOC111915686 gene encoding UDP-glycosyltransferase 89B2 has translation MEVSGTGAHVLVFPYPAQGHMLALLDLTHQLATRGLSITILVTPKNVPQLTPLLSAHPTTIKSLVLPFPYHPSIPSGVENASDLPFSAFNDMMVALGDLYNPILEWFRNHPSPPVAIVSDLFLGWTHNLACQLGIHRYVFSPTGALGLSVINSLWRFLPKRDDPTNVNTLISFPNIPNCPTFPWWQVSPVYRSYVEGDPTTEFVKDGLRANMASWGVIINSFRELDQIYFDHIKAESGHDRVFSVGPLLPSSKNTTKRGGSSSSSSDVLSWLDKCAAHTVVFLSFGSQFVLTNKQMEEIAVGLERSGVKFVWAVKEPTGGHAAGAYGKIPDGFEDRVVDRGVVVRGWVPQVAILNHGAVVALLTHCGWNSIMEALMAGVLMLTWPMSADNFSNAMLLHQMKVGLKAYEGADTVPDSGELARLFRKLVSEETRVERKRVTEFAIAAKEAVGEGGSSWKDLDQLVLNLFRK, from the coding sequence ATGGAAGTTTCCGGCACCGGCGCCCACGTCCTGGTATTCCCATACCCTGCACAGGGACACATGCTTGCTCTCCTTGATCTCACCCACCAATTAGCCACCCGAGGTTTATCCATCACCATACTCGTCACTCCCAAAAACGTTCCACAGTTAACCCCTCTTCTCTCCGCTCATCCAACCACCATAAAAAGCCTCGTCCTACCCTTCCCATACCACCCTTCCATTCCTTCCGGCGTCGAGAATGCTTCCGACCTTCCATTTTCTGCCTTCAACGACATGATGGTCGCCCTAGGCGATCTCTACAACCCCATACTTGAATGGTTCCGCAACCACCCTTCTCCGCCAGTAGCCATCGTCTCCGATTTGTTTTTGGGGTGGACGCATAACCTCGCATGCCAGCTCGGCATCCACCGTTACGTGTTTTCTCCCACCGGTGCTTTGGGTCTGTCTGTGATCAACTCCCTGTGGCGTTTCCTCCCCAAAAGAGATGACCCAACAAACGTCAACACTCTGATTTCATTTCCAAACATCCCCAACTGCCCAACCTTCCCATGGTGGCAGGTGTCCCCGGTGTACCGGAGCTACGTAGAAGGAGACCCAACTACGGAGTTCGTCAAAGATGGGTTACGTGCCAATATGGCGAGTTGGGGAGTCATTATCAACTCGTTTAGGGAGTTGGATCAGATATACTTCGATCACATAAAGGCGGAATCTGGCCATGATCGTGTGTTCTCCGTTGGACCTTTACTTCCTTCTAGCAAGAATACTACCAAAAGAGGTGGTTCTAGTTCAAGCTCTAGTGACGTACTTTCATGGCTCGATAAATGTGCTGCTCACACGGTGGTGTTCCTAAGTTTCGGAAGTCAGTTTGTGTTGACCAACAAGCAGATGGAGGAAATAGCAGTCGGGTTAGAGAGAAGCGGTGTCAAGTTCGTATGGGCAGTGAAGGAACCCACCGGAGGACATGCTGCCGGAGCCTACGGGAAGATTCCAGACGGATTCGAAGATCGGGTGGTCGACAGGGGAGTTGTTGTCAGAGGTTGGGTTCCGCAGGTGGCGATACTTAATCATGGTGCTGTGGTTGCATTATTGACTCATTGTGGTTGGAATTCAATCATGGAAGCGTTGATGGCCGGAGTTTTAATGCTGACATGGCCGATGAGCGCTGATAACTTCTCCAATGCGATGCTGTTGCACCAGATGAAAGTCGGTCTCAAAGCATATGAAGGAGCTGATACCGTTCCTGATTCAGGTGAGTTGGCACGACTATTTAGGAAATTGGTGAGTGAGGAAACAAGAGTGGAAAGAAAAAGAGTGACAGAGTTCGCCATAGCCGCGAAGGAAGCTGTCGGAGAAGGTGGAAGTTCGTGGAAAGATTTGGACCAACTAGTCCTCAACTTGTTCCGTAAatga